A region of Vigna radiata var. radiata cultivar VC1973A chromosome 6, Vradiata_ver6, whole genome shotgun sequence DNA encodes the following proteins:
- the LOC106765335 gene encoding 40S ribosomal protein S4-1 → MARGLKKHLKRLNAPKHWMLDKLGGAFAPKPSSGPHKSRECLPLILILRNRLKYALTYREVIAILMQRHVLVDGKVRTDKTYPSGFMDVVSIPKTNENFRLLYDTKGRFRLHSIRDDEAKFKLCKVRSVQFGQKGIPYLNTYDGRTIRYPDPLIRANDTIKLDLEENKIVDFIKFDVGNVVMVTGGRNRGRVGVIKNREKHKGSFETIHVQDATGHEFATRMGNVFTIGKGTKPWVSLPKGKGIKLSIIEEARKRIAAQQATAA, encoded by the exons ATG GCTAGGGGATTGAAGAAACATTTGAAGAGGCTCAATGCTCCTAAGCATTGGATGCTTGACAAACTGGGTGGTGCATTT GCGCCCAAACCCTCATCTGGACCCCACAAATCGAGGGAGTGCCTACCCCTCATACTCATCCTGCGAAACCGGTTGAAGTATGCACTGACTTACCGCGAGGTCATTGCTATTCTGATGCAACGACATGTTCTTGTTGATGGCAAAGTCAGGACAGACAAGACATACCCTTCTGGTTTCATGG ATGTTGTATCCATCCCAAAAACAAACGAGAACTTCCGCCTGCTCTATGATACCAAAGGTCGTTTCCGTCTTCATTCTATCAGGGATGATGAGGCAAAG TTCAAGCTCTGCAAGGTTAGGTCAGTGCAATTTGGCCAGAAAGGTATTCCATACCTGAACACTTATGATGGTCGTACCATCCGTTACCCAGATCCTCTCATTAGAGCCAATGACACCATTAAGCTGGATCTCGAGGAAAACAAGATCGTTGATTTTATCAAATTTGATGTCGGGAATGTTGTAATGGTTACTGGAGGAAGAAACAGAGGGCGTGTTGGAGTTATTAAGAACAGGGAGAAGCATAAGGGTAGCTTTGAGACAATTCACGTTCAGGACGCCACTGGACATGAATTTGCTACTCGTATGGGAAACGTGTTCACCATTGGAAAGGGGACAAAGCCATGGGTATCACTTCCCAAGGGTAAGGGTATTAAGCTATCCATCATTGAGGAAGCTAGAAAAAGGATTGCCGCTCAGCAAGCGACTGCTGCTTGA